The Acropora muricata isolate sample 2 chromosome 5, ASM3666990v1, whole genome shotgun sequence genome includes a window with the following:
- the LOC136918329 gene encoding prickle planar cell polarity protein 3-B-like isoform X1, whose product MMRKHEEDCPVEKNMVAHENYNAKTCNNCRELCPGFSAHYWRKICQHCKCPREDHNIIVDDARAGRSLFLGDVNYSGFASDDDSGCALDEYAWIPPGLNPEQVHAYMSALPEGKVPYIDSHGERYRNKQIIVQLPPYDSEARFCNDLSDEERRELRIFVALRKRDALDRGVVKQIPDVSEGYSCKECGGQVGAGSMAVFAPRAGQNTSWHAACFVCCVCKELLVDLIYCFKDGRIFCGRHHAEMLRPRCAACDEIIFAEQCTEAEDRCWHVSHFCCFECDCPLGGMRYIMKDGNPFCCHCFKTMYAEFCDACGQPIDPDASQMEHNGQHWHATDSCYCCYNCRKPLLGQPFLPKNGDIYCSPECSRGTSLIYQDDKKYSYLQKGVDDSKHYNVHECTSDLGTLESDYVTSSTPSASGGLSAPYEPSTDGESVGRYSGIISCHRVGPFDRQDVTDPSIGIPCEGPSHITLGAISLGYSTDVFDSVSAQGANDVGFDYDNSRFHRVEKVSRGTKQKVDSVEKAHEVQMFEGVKSCDFIKATLVDSESTKDSNYGTIERDSNYSTETSSASRDFNKNRKHPKVKERHVSGYASDYCSRTSRNSGHRTKAKQFKFYDIDTEDFMKSKNYFSDGENSRPLSRSLESLTWRPNSIPAPQRSSQRRSSSGTYISARKEHMINRNGPAVPKESRSRSSHHLQSKSSSHLPWDDPFANPVDKSKSKPVRRPRITYTEDGFIEKPRPQISKTTDVAKKQKSRKGKQNCLVQ is encoded by the exons ATGATGCGGAAACACGAGGAAGATTGCCCAGTAGAAAAA AATATGGTGGCTCATGAGAATTACAACGCCAAGACGTGTAACAACTGCCGCGAACTGTGTCCAGGCTTTTCAGCCCATTATTGGCG gaaaatttgtcaacatTGCAAGTGTCCCAGAGAAGATCATAACATTATTGTAGATGATGCCAGAGCAGGACGGAGTTTATTCTTGGGAGATGTGAATTACTCTGGATTTGCCAGTGATGACGACAGTGGTTGTGCATTAGATGAATATGCGTGGATTCCTCCAGGCTTAAATCCTGAACAG GTACATGCCTACATGAGTGCTCTACCAGAGGGAAAGGTGCCTTACATCGACAGCCATGGAGAAAGATACCGCAATAAACAGATAATTGTGCAACTTCCACCATATGATAGCGAGGCAAGGTTTTGTAATGACTTGTCTGATGAGGAAAGAAGAGAATTGCGAATCTTTGTGGCACTTAGGAAAAGAGATGCCTTAGATAGAGGAGTAGTGAAGCAGATCCCAGATGTGTCTGAAGGATACAGCTGCAAAGAG TGTGGTGGCCAAGTTGGTGCTGGGTCTATGGCAGTGTTTGCACCAAGAGCTGGTCAGAATACAAGCTGGCATGCTGCTTGCTTTGTCTGCTGTGTCTGCAAGGAACTTTTGGTGGACTTGATCTACTGCTTCAAAGATGGAAGGATATTCTGTGGGAGGCACCATGCAGAAATGCTGAGACCCCGATGTGCTGCATGTGACGAG ATTATCTTTGCTGAGCAGTGCACAGAGGCAGAAGACAGATGCTGGCATGTCAGTCACTTCTGTTGTTTTGAATGTGACTGCCCCCTTGGAGGAATGCGATACATAATGAAGGATGGAAACCCATTTTGCTGCCACTGTTTTAAGACAATGTATGCTGAGTTCTGTGATGCTTGTGGGCAGCCAATTGATCCAGATGCAAGTCAAATGGAACACAATGGACAGCACTGGCATGCAACAGacagttgttattgttgttacaaTTGCCGCAAACCACTCCTTGGACAACCTTTTCTCCCCAAGAATGGAGATATTTATTGCTCACCAGAATGCAGTCGAGGAACGTCATTAATTTACCAAGACGATAAAAAATATTCCTATTTACAGAAAGGTGTAGATGACAGCAAGCACTATAATGTACATGAGTGCACCTCTGATCTTGGTACTCTCGAGTCAGACTATGTGACATCCAGTACCCCATCTGCTTCAGGTGGACTCAGTGCACCTTATGAACCAAGCACTGATGGGGAAAGTGTTGGTCGATATTCAGGTATTATATCTTGTCATAGGGTTGGACCTTTCGATAGGCAAGATGTCACTGATCCCTCAATTGGAATCCCTTGTGAAGGGCCATCACATATTACATTGGGTGCTATATCCTTGGGATACTCAACTGACGTGTTTGACAGCGTCAGTGCCCAAGGAGCCAATGATGTTGGTTTTGACTACGACAACAGCAGGTTCCACAGAGTTGAGAAAGTGTCTCGGGGAACTAAGCAAAAAGTTGACAGTGTTGAAAAAGCACATGAAGTGCAAATGTTTGAGGGTGTAAAAAGTTGTGACTTTATAAAAGCAACTCTTGTGGACAGTGAATCTACTAAGGATAGCAACTACGGAACTATTGAAAGGGATAGTAACTACAGCACAGAAACATCGTCAGCCAGTAGAGACTTCAACAAAAATCGTAAACATCCTAAAGTAAAAGAAAGACATGTCTCCGGCTATGCTTCAGACTACTGTTCAAGAACATCCAGAAATTCAGGACATCgcacaaaagcaaagcaatttaAGTTCTATGACATAGACACGGAGGACTTCATGAAATCTAAAAACTACTTTAGTGATGGCGAAAACTCAAGGCCACTCTCACGATCTTTAGAAAGTCTTACATGGAGGCCTAACTCAATTCCAGCCCCTCAAAGGAGTAGTCAAAGGAGATCTTCGTCAGGAACATATATATCTGCACGGAAGGAGCACATGATTAACAGAAATGGACCTGCGGTGCCAAAGGAATCAAGATCACGAAGTAGTCATCATCTCCAATCAAAGTCATCATCACACTTGCCTTGGGATGACCCCTTTGCAAATCCAGTGGATAAAAGCAAGTCAAAGCCAGTAAGGCGACCAAGGATCACATATACAGAAGATGGATTTATTGAAAAGCCACGACCACAAATTTCGAAGACAACTGATGTAGCCAAAAAGCAGAAGTCAAGGAAGGGCAAACAAAATTGTTTGGTGCAGTAA
- the LOC136918329 gene encoding prickle planar cell polarity protein 3-B-like isoform X4, with protein MVAHENYNAKTCNNCRELCPGFSAHYWRKICQHCKCPREDHNIIVDDARAGRSLFLGDVNYSGFASDDDSGCALDEYAWIPPGLNPEQVHAYMSALPEGKVPYIDSHGERYRNKQIIVQLPPYDSEARFCNDLSDEERRELRIFVALRKRDALDRGVVKQIPDVSEGYSCKECGGQVGAGSMAVFAPRAGQNTSWHAACFVCCVCKELLVDLIYCFKDGRIFCGRHHAEMLRPRCAACDEIIFAEQCTEAEDRCWHVSHFCCFECDCPLGGMRYIMKDGNPFCCHCFKTMYAEFCDACGQPIDPDASQMEHNGQHWHATDSCYCCYNCRKPLLGQPFLPKNGDIYCSPECSRGTSLIYQDDKKYSYLQKGVDDSKHYNVHECTSDLGTLESDYVTSSTPSASGGLSAPYEPSTDGESVGRYSGIISCHRVGPFDRQDVTDPSIGIPCEGPSHITLGAISLGYSTDVFDSVSAQGANDVGFDYDNSRFHRVEKVSRGTKQKVDSVEKAHEVQMFEGVKSCDFIKATLVDSESTKDSNYGTIERDSNYSTETSSASRDFNKNRKHPKVKERHVSGYASDYCSRTSRNSGHRTKAKQFKFYDIDTEDFMKSKNYFSDGENSRPLSRSLESLTWRPNSIPAPQRSSQRRSSSGTYISARKEHMINRNGPAVPKESRSRSSHHLQSKSSSHLPWDDPFANPVDKSKSKPVRRPRITYTEDGFIEKPRPQISKTTDVAKKQKSRKGKQNCLVQ; from the exons ATGGTGGCTCATGAGAATTACAACGCCAAGACGTGTAACAACTGCCGCGAACTGTGTCCAGGCTTTTCAGCCCATTATTGGCG gaaaatttgtcaacatTGCAAGTGTCCCAGAGAAGATCATAACATTATTGTAGATGATGCCAGAGCAGGACGGAGTTTATTCTTGGGAGATGTGAATTACTCTGGATTTGCCAGTGATGACGACAGTGGTTGTGCATTAGATGAATATGCGTGGATTCCTCCAGGCTTAAATCCTGAACAG GTACATGCCTACATGAGTGCTCTACCAGAGGGAAAGGTGCCTTACATCGACAGCCATGGAGAAAGATACCGCAATAAACAGATAATTGTGCAACTTCCACCATATGATAGCGAGGCAAGGTTTTGTAATGACTTGTCTGATGAGGAAAGAAGAGAATTGCGAATCTTTGTGGCACTTAGGAAAAGAGATGCCTTAGATAGAGGAGTAGTGAAGCAGATCCCAGATGTGTCTGAAGGATACAGCTGCAAAGAG TGTGGTGGCCAAGTTGGTGCTGGGTCTATGGCAGTGTTTGCACCAAGAGCTGGTCAGAATACAAGCTGGCATGCTGCTTGCTTTGTCTGCTGTGTCTGCAAGGAACTTTTGGTGGACTTGATCTACTGCTTCAAAGATGGAAGGATATTCTGTGGGAGGCACCATGCAGAAATGCTGAGACCCCGATGTGCTGCATGTGACGAG ATTATCTTTGCTGAGCAGTGCACAGAGGCAGAAGACAGATGCTGGCATGTCAGTCACTTCTGTTGTTTTGAATGTGACTGCCCCCTTGGAGGAATGCGATACATAATGAAGGATGGAAACCCATTTTGCTGCCACTGTTTTAAGACAATGTATGCTGAGTTCTGTGATGCTTGTGGGCAGCCAATTGATCCAGATGCAAGTCAAATGGAACACAATGGACAGCACTGGCATGCAACAGacagttgttattgttgttacaaTTGCCGCAAACCACTCCTTGGACAACCTTTTCTCCCCAAGAATGGAGATATTTATTGCTCACCAGAATGCAGTCGAGGAACGTCATTAATTTACCAAGACGATAAAAAATATTCCTATTTACAGAAAGGTGTAGATGACAGCAAGCACTATAATGTACATGAGTGCACCTCTGATCTTGGTACTCTCGAGTCAGACTATGTGACATCCAGTACCCCATCTGCTTCAGGTGGACTCAGTGCACCTTATGAACCAAGCACTGATGGGGAAAGTGTTGGTCGATATTCAGGTATTATATCTTGTCATAGGGTTGGACCTTTCGATAGGCAAGATGTCACTGATCCCTCAATTGGAATCCCTTGTGAAGGGCCATCACATATTACATTGGGTGCTATATCCTTGGGATACTCAACTGACGTGTTTGACAGCGTCAGTGCCCAAGGAGCCAATGATGTTGGTTTTGACTACGACAACAGCAGGTTCCACAGAGTTGAGAAAGTGTCTCGGGGAACTAAGCAAAAAGTTGACAGTGTTGAAAAAGCACATGAAGTGCAAATGTTTGAGGGTGTAAAAAGTTGTGACTTTATAAAAGCAACTCTTGTGGACAGTGAATCTACTAAGGATAGCAACTACGGAACTATTGAAAGGGATAGTAACTACAGCACAGAAACATCGTCAGCCAGTAGAGACTTCAACAAAAATCGTAAACATCCTAAAGTAAAAGAAAGACATGTCTCCGGCTATGCTTCAGACTACTGTTCAAGAACATCCAGAAATTCAGGACATCgcacaaaagcaaagcaatttaAGTTCTATGACATAGACACGGAGGACTTCATGAAATCTAAAAACTACTTTAGTGATGGCGAAAACTCAAGGCCACTCTCACGATCTTTAGAAAGTCTTACATGGAGGCCTAACTCAATTCCAGCCCCTCAAAGGAGTAGTCAAAGGAGATCTTCGTCAGGAACATATATATCTGCACGGAAGGAGCACATGATTAACAGAAATGGACCTGCGGTGCCAAAGGAATCAAGATCACGAAGTAGTCATCATCTCCAATCAAAGTCATCATCACACTTGCCTTGGGATGACCCCTTTGCAAATCCAGTGGATAAAAGCAAGTCAAAGCCAGTAAGGCGACCAAGGATCACATATACAGAAGATGGATTTATTGAAAAGCCACGACCACAAATTTCGAAGACAACTGATGTAGCCAAAAAGCAGAAGTCAAGGAAGGGCAAACAAAATTGTTTGGTGCAGTAA
- the LOC136918329 gene encoding prickle planar cell polarity protein 3-B-like isoform X2: protein MHHGGLMQTRKNMVAHENYNAKTCNNCRELCPGFSAHYWRKICQHCKCPREDHNIIVDDARAGRSLFLGDVNYSGFASDDDSGCALDEYAWIPPGLNPEQVHAYMSALPEGKVPYIDSHGERYRNKQIIVQLPPYDSEARFCNDLSDEERRELRIFVALRKRDALDRGVVKQIPDVSEGYSCKECGGQVGAGSMAVFAPRAGQNTSWHAACFVCCVCKELLVDLIYCFKDGRIFCGRHHAEMLRPRCAACDEIIFAEQCTEAEDRCWHVSHFCCFECDCPLGGMRYIMKDGNPFCCHCFKTMYAEFCDACGQPIDPDASQMEHNGQHWHATDSCYCCYNCRKPLLGQPFLPKNGDIYCSPECSRGTSLIYQDDKKYSYLQKGVDDSKHYNVHECTSDLGTLESDYVTSSTPSASGGLSAPYEPSTDGESVGRYSGIISCHRVGPFDRQDVTDPSIGIPCEGPSHITLGAISLGYSTDVFDSVSAQGANDVGFDYDNSRFHRVEKVSRGTKQKVDSVEKAHEVQMFEGVKSCDFIKATLVDSESTKDSNYGTIERDSNYSTETSSASRDFNKNRKHPKVKERHVSGYASDYCSRTSRNSGHRTKAKQFKFYDIDTEDFMKSKNYFSDGENSRPLSRSLESLTWRPNSIPAPQRSSQRRSSSGTYISARKEHMINRNGPAVPKESRSRSSHHLQSKSSSHLPWDDPFANPVDKSKSKPVRRPRITYTEDGFIEKPRPQISKTTDVAKKQKSRKGKQNCLVQ, encoded by the exons ATGCATCACGGCGGATTGATGCAAACTCGGAAA AATATGGTGGCTCATGAGAATTACAACGCCAAGACGTGTAACAACTGCCGCGAACTGTGTCCAGGCTTTTCAGCCCATTATTGGCG gaaaatttgtcaacatTGCAAGTGTCCCAGAGAAGATCATAACATTATTGTAGATGATGCCAGAGCAGGACGGAGTTTATTCTTGGGAGATGTGAATTACTCTGGATTTGCCAGTGATGACGACAGTGGTTGTGCATTAGATGAATATGCGTGGATTCCTCCAGGCTTAAATCCTGAACAG GTACATGCCTACATGAGTGCTCTACCAGAGGGAAAGGTGCCTTACATCGACAGCCATGGAGAAAGATACCGCAATAAACAGATAATTGTGCAACTTCCACCATATGATAGCGAGGCAAGGTTTTGTAATGACTTGTCTGATGAGGAAAGAAGAGAATTGCGAATCTTTGTGGCACTTAGGAAAAGAGATGCCTTAGATAGAGGAGTAGTGAAGCAGATCCCAGATGTGTCTGAAGGATACAGCTGCAAAGAG TGTGGTGGCCAAGTTGGTGCTGGGTCTATGGCAGTGTTTGCACCAAGAGCTGGTCAGAATACAAGCTGGCATGCTGCTTGCTTTGTCTGCTGTGTCTGCAAGGAACTTTTGGTGGACTTGATCTACTGCTTCAAAGATGGAAGGATATTCTGTGGGAGGCACCATGCAGAAATGCTGAGACCCCGATGTGCTGCATGTGACGAG ATTATCTTTGCTGAGCAGTGCACAGAGGCAGAAGACAGATGCTGGCATGTCAGTCACTTCTGTTGTTTTGAATGTGACTGCCCCCTTGGAGGAATGCGATACATAATGAAGGATGGAAACCCATTTTGCTGCCACTGTTTTAAGACAATGTATGCTGAGTTCTGTGATGCTTGTGGGCAGCCAATTGATCCAGATGCAAGTCAAATGGAACACAATGGACAGCACTGGCATGCAACAGacagttgttattgttgttacaaTTGCCGCAAACCACTCCTTGGACAACCTTTTCTCCCCAAGAATGGAGATATTTATTGCTCACCAGAATGCAGTCGAGGAACGTCATTAATTTACCAAGACGATAAAAAATATTCCTATTTACAGAAAGGTGTAGATGACAGCAAGCACTATAATGTACATGAGTGCACCTCTGATCTTGGTACTCTCGAGTCAGACTATGTGACATCCAGTACCCCATCTGCTTCAGGTGGACTCAGTGCACCTTATGAACCAAGCACTGATGGGGAAAGTGTTGGTCGATATTCAGGTATTATATCTTGTCATAGGGTTGGACCTTTCGATAGGCAAGATGTCACTGATCCCTCAATTGGAATCCCTTGTGAAGGGCCATCACATATTACATTGGGTGCTATATCCTTGGGATACTCAACTGACGTGTTTGACAGCGTCAGTGCCCAAGGAGCCAATGATGTTGGTTTTGACTACGACAACAGCAGGTTCCACAGAGTTGAGAAAGTGTCTCGGGGAACTAAGCAAAAAGTTGACAGTGTTGAAAAAGCACATGAAGTGCAAATGTTTGAGGGTGTAAAAAGTTGTGACTTTATAAAAGCAACTCTTGTGGACAGTGAATCTACTAAGGATAGCAACTACGGAACTATTGAAAGGGATAGTAACTACAGCACAGAAACATCGTCAGCCAGTAGAGACTTCAACAAAAATCGTAAACATCCTAAAGTAAAAGAAAGACATGTCTCCGGCTATGCTTCAGACTACTGTTCAAGAACATCCAGAAATTCAGGACATCgcacaaaagcaaagcaatttaAGTTCTATGACATAGACACGGAGGACTTCATGAAATCTAAAAACTACTTTAGTGATGGCGAAAACTCAAGGCCACTCTCACGATCTTTAGAAAGTCTTACATGGAGGCCTAACTCAATTCCAGCCCCTCAAAGGAGTAGTCAAAGGAGATCTTCGTCAGGAACATATATATCTGCACGGAAGGAGCACATGATTAACAGAAATGGACCTGCGGTGCCAAAGGAATCAAGATCACGAAGTAGTCATCATCTCCAATCAAAGTCATCATCACACTTGCCTTGGGATGACCCCTTTGCAAATCCAGTGGATAAAAGCAAGTCAAAGCCAGTAAGGCGACCAAGGATCACATATACAGAAGATGGATTTATTGAAAAGCCACGACCACAAATTTCGAAGACAACTGATGTAGCCAAAAAGCAGAAGTCAAGGAAGGGCAAACAAAATTGTTTGGTGCAGTAA
- the LOC136918329 gene encoding prickle planar cell polarity protein 3-B-like isoform X3: MKKNILSNMVAHENYNAKTCNNCRELCPGFSAHYWRKICQHCKCPREDHNIIVDDARAGRSLFLGDVNYSGFASDDDSGCALDEYAWIPPGLNPEQVHAYMSALPEGKVPYIDSHGERYRNKQIIVQLPPYDSEARFCNDLSDEERRELRIFVALRKRDALDRGVVKQIPDVSEGYSCKECGGQVGAGSMAVFAPRAGQNTSWHAACFVCCVCKELLVDLIYCFKDGRIFCGRHHAEMLRPRCAACDEIIFAEQCTEAEDRCWHVSHFCCFECDCPLGGMRYIMKDGNPFCCHCFKTMYAEFCDACGQPIDPDASQMEHNGQHWHATDSCYCCYNCRKPLLGQPFLPKNGDIYCSPECSRGTSLIYQDDKKYSYLQKGVDDSKHYNVHECTSDLGTLESDYVTSSTPSASGGLSAPYEPSTDGESVGRYSGIISCHRVGPFDRQDVTDPSIGIPCEGPSHITLGAISLGYSTDVFDSVSAQGANDVGFDYDNSRFHRVEKVSRGTKQKVDSVEKAHEVQMFEGVKSCDFIKATLVDSESTKDSNYGTIERDSNYSTETSSASRDFNKNRKHPKVKERHVSGYASDYCSRTSRNSGHRTKAKQFKFYDIDTEDFMKSKNYFSDGENSRPLSRSLESLTWRPNSIPAPQRSSQRRSSSGTYISARKEHMINRNGPAVPKESRSRSSHHLQSKSSSHLPWDDPFANPVDKSKSKPVRRPRITYTEDGFIEKPRPQISKTTDVAKKQKSRKGKQNCLVQ, from the exons ATGAAGAAGAACATACTCTCG AATATGGTGGCTCATGAGAATTACAACGCCAAGACGTGTAACAACTGCCGCGAACTGTGTCCAGGCTTTTCAGCCCATTATTGGCG gaaaatttgtcaacatTGCAAGTGTCCCAGAGAAGATCATAACATTATTGTAGATGATGCCAGAGCAGGACGGAGTTTATTCTTGGGAGATGTGAATTACTCTGGATTTGCCAGTGATGACGACAGTGGTTGTGCATTAGATGAATATGCGTGGATTCCTCCAGGCTTAAATCCTGAACAG GTACATGCCTACATGAGTGCTCTACCAGAGGGAAAGGTGCCTTACATCGACAGCCATGGAGAAAGATACCGCAATAAACAGATAATTGTGCAACTTCCACCATATGATAGCGAGGCAAGGTTTTGTAATGACTTGTCTGATGAGGAAAGAAGAGAATTGCGAATCTTTGTGGCACTTAGGAAAAGAGATGCCTTAGATAGAGGAGTAGTGAAGCAGATCCCAGATGTGTCTGAAGGATACAGCTGCAAAGAG TGTGGTGGCCAAGTTGGTGCTGGGTCTATGGCAGTGTTTGCACCAAGAGCTGGTCAGAATACAAGCTGGCATGCTGCTTGCTTTGTCTGCTGTGTCTGCAAGGAACTTTTGGTGGACTTGATCTACTGCTTCAAAGATGGAAGGATATTCTGTGGGAGGCACCATGCAGAAATGCTGAGACCCCGATGTGCTGCATGTGACGAG ATTATCTTTGCTGAGCAGTGCACAGAGGCAGAAGACAGATGCTGGCATGTCAGTCACTTCTGTTGTTTTGAATGTGACTGCCCCCTTGGAGGAATGCGATACATAATGAAGGATGGAAACCCATTTTGCTGCCACTGTTTTAAGACAATGTATGCTGAGTTCTGTGATGCTTGTGGGCAGCCAATTGATCCAGATGCAAGTCAAATGGAACACAATGGACAGCACTGGCATGCAACAGacagttgttattgttgttacaaTTGCCGCAAACCACTCCTTGGACAACCTTTTCTCCCCAAGAATGGAGATATTTATTGCTCACCAGAATGCAGTCGAGGAACGTCATTAATTTACCAAGACGATAAAAAATATTCCTATTTACAGAAAGGTGTAGATGACAGCAAGCACTATAATGTACATGAGTGCACCTCTGATCTTGGTACTCTCGAGTCAGACTATGTGACATCCAGTACCCCATCTGCTTCAGGTGGACTCAGTGCACCTTATGAACCAAGCACTGATGGGGAAAGTGTTGGTCGATATTCAGGTATTATATCTTGTCATAGGGTTGGACCTTTCGATAGGCAAGATGTCACTGATCCCTCAATTGGAATCCCTTGTGAAGGGCCATCACATATTACATTGGGTGCTATATCCTTGGGATACTCAACTGACGTGTTTGACAGCGTCAGTGCCCAAGGAGCCAATGATGTTGGTTTTGACTACGACAACAGCAGGTTCCACAGAGTTGAGAAAGTGTCTCGGGGAACTAAGCAAAAAGTTGACAGTGTTGAAAAAGCACATGAAGTGCAAATGTTTGAGGGTGTAAAAAGTTGTGACTTTATAAAAGCAACTCTTGTGGACAGTGAATCTACTAAGGATAGCAACTACGGAACTATTGAAAGGGATAGTAACTACAGCACAGAAACATCGTCAGCCAGTAGAGACTTCAACAAAAATCGTAAACATCCTAAAGTAAAAGAAAGACATGTCTCCGGCTATGCTTCAGACTACTGTTCAAGAACATCCAGAAATTCAGGACATCgcacaaaagcaaagcaatttaAGTTCTATGACATAGACACGGAGGACTTCATGAAATCTAAAAACTACTTTAGTGATGGCGAAAACTCAAGGCCACTCTCACGATCTTTAGAAAGTCTTACATGGAGGCCTAACTCAATTCCAGCCCCTCAAAGGAGTAGTCAAAGGAGATCTTCGTCAGGAACATATATATCTGCACGGAAGGAGCACATGATTAACAGAAATGGACCTGCGGTGCCAAAGGAATCAAGATCACGAAGTAGTCATCATCTCCAATCAAAGTCATCATCACACTTGCCTTGGGATGACCCCTTTGCAAATCCAGTGGATAAAAGCAAGTCAAAGCCAGTAAGGCGACCAAGGATCACATATACAGAAGATGGATTTATTGAAAAGCCACGACCACAAATTTCGAAGACAACTGATGTAGCCAAAAAGCAGAAGTCAAGGAAGGGCAAACAAAATTGTTTGGTGCAGTAA